A single window of Mycobacterium sp. ITM-2016-00318 DNA harbors:
- a CDS encoding ParA family protein has translation MNPVSDSGGSAPSGATDTTNVSRETWTEPRPEGWVAEDIADTPIGAEAERAVRLLHADAHLPRPVRQRVFTIANQKGGVGKTTTAVNVAAALALQGLKVLVIDLDPQGNASTALGIDHRPGTPSSYEVLIGEIPLHQTLQRSPHSERLYCVPATIELAGAEIELVSMVAREGRLRTALDELRNHDFDYVFIDCPPSLGLLTINALVAAPEVLIPIQCEYYALEGVGQLLRTIEMVRAHLNPQLNVSTVILTMYDGRTRLADQVASDVRTHFGDKVLGTVIPRSVKVSEAPGYGMTILHYDPGSRGALSYMDASREIAERGAAERGQAR, from the coding sequence ATGAATCCGGTGTCTGATTCCGGCGGGAGTGCGCCGAGTGGCGCCACCGATACGACCAATGTTTCACGTGAAACATGGACCGAGCCGCGACCGGAGGGCTGGGTGGCCGAGGACATCGCTGACACGCCGATAGGAGCGGAGGCGGAACGTGCGGTCCGTCTGCTGCACGCCGATGCGCACCTGCCCCGCCCAGTTCGTCAGCGCGTGTTCACCATCGCCAATCAGAAGGGTGGCGTCGGCAAGACGACCACGGCTGTCAACGTGGCTGCCGCCCTTGCGCTGCAAGGGCTGAAGGTTCTGGTCATCGATCTGGACCCGCAGGGCAATGCGAGCACTGCGCTCGGGATCGATCACCGGCCGGGAACCCCGTCGTCCTACGAGGTCCTCATCGGGGAGATTCCGCTACACCAGACGCTGCAACGCAGCCCGCACAGCGAGCGGTTGTACTGCGTCCCTGCCACGATTGAGTTGGCGGGCGCCGAAATCGAATTGGTCAGCATGGTGGCTCGTGAAGGACGGTTGCGCACCGCGCTCGACGAGCTACGCAACCACGACTTCGACTATGTCTTCATCGATTGCCCACCGTCGCTTGGGCTGCTCACCATCAACGCACTCGTCGCCGCACCGGAAGTACTCATCCCGATCCAGTGCGAGTACTACGCCCTCGAGGGCGTCGGTCAGCTGCTCCGGACGATCGAGATGGTGAGGGCGCATCTCAACCCGCAACTCAACGTGTCCACCGTGATACTGACGATGTACGACGGTCGCACCCGTCTCGCGGATCAGGTCGCCTCCGACGTCCGCACGCACTTCGGCGACAAGGTACTGGGAACCGTCATCCCGCGCAGCGTCAAGGTGTCCGAGGCTCCCGGTTACGGAATGACGATCCTTCATTACGACCCTGGTTCGCGCGGCGCGCTGAGCTACATGGACGCCAGTCGTGAAATCGCCGAACGCGGCGCAGCCGAGAGAGGACAAGCCCGATGA